A single genomic interval of Eurosta solidaginis isolate ZX-2024a chromosome 3, ASM4086904v1, whole genome shotgun sequence harbors:
- the LOC137244083 gene encoding lipoma-preferred partner isoform X2: MESEFCAENDEPNKIVTSCVKSPKKIAPIVPPKPYKKKKDFSEIVSDCGNEQNDSSRLPTIQRKYPTYSLHRSLDTNATLDNSLVLEQKLEALAHHKRQLEKNDHILKERKNNEKYDYRISSPHSVDGNPTNVIPANLRSTPTQLNVFTSSRPKNSQNLNTNYSIGSNADRSDTKGSVGAENSLSFTEKANSTAVSTRNDIYSNIFFDGKGQYESPPLSVGSIDNTFEYCSSNNDEETPPPPSPVSSSYSELRRATDVFLKNYYHSSYSKANETEGGCDNAVSTKGLNNSQQAFVDMSHSNEFNSYCPTQGSSPYESIYEPITPRPPSNISAHGIYSNYASYVNRSNLNTNGSAGNISTIGSNNTSRCNTPSYPSLETGSCKGNSKSSCQEIEVEALTDYLVHSLDTGNGEENYGTCFKCNQRVLGENSGCTAMEKIYHIVCFTCTECQVNLQGKPFYALDGKPFCEYDYVQTLEKCSVCTKPILERILRATGKPYHPQCFTCVICGKSLDGVPFTVDATNQNYCISDFHKKFAPRCCVCKEPIMPELGEEETVRVVALDRSFHFECYKCEDCGLLLSSEVEGRGCYPLDGHVLCMSCNAKRVQMLTSRMAAE; the protein is encoded by the coding sequence ATGGAATCTGAATTCTGTGCTGAAAATGATGAACCAAATAAAATAGTAACCTCTTGTGTTAAAAGCCCAAAAAAGATAGCACCAATAGTGCCGCCAAAGCcgtataagaaaaaaaaagatttctcAGAGATTGTTTCGGATTGTGGAAATGAACAGAATGATTCAAGCCGGCTACCAACAATCCAGCGAAAGTATCCGACATACTCTCTACATAGAAGTTTAGATACTAATGCTACTTTAGATAATTCTCTAGTACTCGAACAAAAGCTAGAAGCATTAGCTCACCACAAACGACAATTGGAGAAAAATGATCATATCCTAAAGGAGCGGAAAAATAACGAAAAATACGACTATCGTATTTCATCCCCGCATTCGGTTGATGGAAACCCAACGAACGTAATCCCTGCAAACCTACGTTCAACACCTACCCAATTAAATGTATTTACCTCTTCAAGGccaaaaaattcacaaaatttaaatacaaactACTCGATTGGATCGAATGCGGATAGAAGTGATACAAAAGGTTCAGTAGGAGCTGAAAACAGCCTATCTTTTACGGAAAAGGCTAATTCTACAGCAGTTTCCACTCGgaatgatatttattctaatatctTCTTCGATGGCAAAGGCCAATATGAATCACCACCGTTATCAGTGGGGAGTATTGATAATACTTTCGAATATTGTAGCAGCAACAATGATGAGGAAACGCCACCACCTCCTAGTCCAGTTAGCTCATCATATAGTGAGCTTAGGAGAGCAACAgatgtatttttgaaaaattattaccATTCTTCTTATAGCAAAGCTAATGAAACAGAAGGAGGGTGTGATAATGCGGTTAGCACTAAAGGTTTAAATAATTCCCAACAGGCGTTCGTTGATATGTCCCATAGCAATGAATTCAATAGTTATTGTCCAACACAGGGATCGTCGCCGTATGAATCTATATATGAACCAATAACTCCCCGTCCTCCTAGTAATATTTCTGCGCATGGAATCTATTCAAACTATGCATCATATGTGAATAGATCAAATCTTAATACAAATGGTAGCGCTGGAAATATTTCCACCATTGGATCCAACAATACTAGTCGGTGCAATACACCGTCTTATCCCTCTTTAGAGACTGGTAGTTGCAAAGGCAACTCAAAAAGTTCATGCCAAGAGATAGAAGTTGAAGCATTGACCGATTATTTGGTACATTCTCTTGATACCGGTAATGGTGAGGAAAATTATGGAACATGTTTCAAATGTAACCAACGTGTGTTAGGAGAGAACTCTGGATGTACTGCAATGGAAAAAATTTATCACATCGTATGTTTCACTTGCACAGAATGTCAAGTTAATTTACAAGGTAAACCATTTTATGCATTGGATGGAAAACCTTTTTGTGAATACGATTACGTACAAACTTTAGAAAAATGTTCCGTATGTACGAAACCTATCTTGGAGCGAATACTTCGTGCAACTGGCAAGCCATATCATCCACAATGTTTTACCTGCGTTATTTGCGGAAAGAGCTTGGATGGTGTACCCTTTACTGTAGATGCAACGAATCAAAATTATTGCATATctgattttcataaaaaattcgcACCACGTTGCTGCGTTTGTAAGGAACCAATAATGCCAGAACTTGGGGAAGAAGAAACAGTACGAGTTGTAGCATTAGATCGGAGTTTTCACTTTGAGTGTTATAAATGCGAAGACTGTGGTCTGTTGTTATCATCTGAAGTGGAGGGTCGTGGATGTTACCCATTAGATGGCCATGTACTGTGCATGAGTTGCAATGCGAAACGTGTACAAATGCTAACCAGCCGCATGGCAGCTGAGTAG